In one Anabrus simplex isolate iqAnaSimp1 chromosome 9, ASM4041472v1, whole genome shotgun sequence genomic region, the following are encoded:
- the Rsf1 gene encoding RNA-binding protein Rsf1 isoform X2, whose amino-acid sequence MSSYRSGGTRVYVGGLSDSVKKEDLESQFEKYGKLNSVWVAFNPPGFAFIEFANEDDAETACDDMNGSEVLGSKLRVELSRGRSRGRGGSRGGGGFRGRGRGRGFFPRGSRGGYGSDRGGFRGSSRGSRGGRGRYSDDYGSGGRGGYGGGRDYDRGRDGYGGNGYYSGRDSGSSRYRSRSPVGRGSPSP is encoded by the coding sequence ATGTCTTCGTATCGATCCGGGGGAACCCGTGTATATGTGGGAGGTCTCTCTGATAGTGTCAAGAAAGAGGACCTAGAATCTCAGTTTGAGAAATATGGGAAACTAAATAGTGTTTGGGTTGCATTCAATCCCCCAGGCTTTGCCTTTATTGAATTTGCTAATGAAGATGATGCTGAAACAGCCTGTGATGACATGAATGGATCAGAGGTTCTGGGCTCAAAGTTGAGAGTTGAACTCTCACGAGGCAGATCTCGTGGCAGGGGTGGTAGCAGAGGTGGAGGAGGATTCCGTGGGAGAGGCCGTGGAAGGGGATTCTTCCCAAGGGGTAGTCGTGGAGGCTATGGAAGTGACAGGGGTGGCTTCCGTGGCAGCAGTCGAGGCAGTAGAGGTGGCAGAGGGCGCTACAGTGATGACTACGGCTCCGGCGGGCGTGGTGGCTACGGTGGTGGCCGTGATTACGACCGTGGTCGTGATGGCTACGGGGGCAATGGCTACTACAGTGGCCGAGACTCTGGCTCTTCGAGATATCGCAGTCGCTCGCCTGTTGGGCGTGGCAG
- the Rsf1 gene encoding RNA-binding protein Rsf1 isoform X1 yields the protein MSSYRSGGTRVYVGGLSDSVKKEDLESQFEKYGKLNSVWVAFNPPGFAFIEFANEDDAETACDDMNGSEVLGSKLRVELSRGRSRGRGGSRGGGGFRGRGRGRGFFPRGSRGGYGSDRGGFRGSSRGSRGGRGRYSDDYGSGGRGGYGGGRDYDRGRDGYGGNGYYSGRDSGSSRYRSRSPVGRGSSRGYGSSEGSFGYGGSRSGNVY from the exons ATGTCTTCGTATCGATCCGGGGGAACCCGTGTATATGTGGGAGGTCTCTCTGATAGTGTCAAGAAAGAGGACCTAGAATCTCAGTTTGAGAAATATGGGAAACTAAATAGTGTTTGGGTTGCATTCAATCCCCCAGGCTTTGCCTTTATTGAATTTGCTAATGAAGATGATGCTGAAACAGCCTGTGATGACATGAATGGATCAGAGGTTCTGGGCTCAAAGTTGAGAGTTGAACTCTCACGAGGCAGATCTCGTGGCAGGGGTGGTAGCAGAGGTGGAGGAGGATTCCGTGGGAGAGGCCGTGGAAGGGGATTCTTCCCAAGGGGTAGTCGTGGAGGCTATGGAAGTGACAGGGGTGGCTTCCGTGGCAGCAGTCGAGGCAGTAGAGGTGGCAGAGGGCGCTACAGTGATGACTACGGCTCCGGCGGGCGTGGTGGCTACGGTGGTGGCCGTGATTACGACCGTGGTCGTGATGGCTACGGGGGCAATGGCTACTACAGTGGCCGAGACTCTGGCTCTTCGAGATATCGCAGTCGCTCGCCTGTTGGGCGTGGCAG CTCCAGGGGCTATGGGAGTTCGGAGGGTTCGTTTGGCTACGGTGGTAGTCGGTCAGGCAACGTTTACTAA